The proteins below come from a single Rosa rugosa chromosome 2, drRosRugo1.1, whole genome shotgun sequence genomic window:
- the LOC133733309 gene encoding non-classical arabinogalactan protein 31-like: MGFAKALVFVQLSILLLNTFTVLAQLSAIEAQAPVPSRHHGYYAHPIASPAHPPTHGHHHHHPKPHPHPPTASPVHPPAHAPVHPPTHHHHAHPPSHMPAHSPYHHAPVQPPSHPPTHHAPPAHSPAPVHPPTYPPKKPFPRSFVAVQGVVYCKSCKYSGVDTLLNATAIAGATVKLQCNNTKYPLVVKGTTDKHGYFFITAPKTITTYGAHKCKASLVSAPTTACSKITDFHGGLTGAVLRPSKPFLSEKKLPFLLYTVGPFAFESKCPH; encoded by the exons ATGGGTTTTGCAAAAGCTTTAGTTTTTGTCCAGCTCTCTATTCTCCTACTAAACACCTTCACTGTTCTTGCTCAGCTCTCAGCCATTGAAGCTCAGGCACCGGTTCCGTCGCGCCATCATGGTTACTATGCACACCCAATAGCCTCCCCTGCGCACCCTCCCACTCAcggccaccaccaccaccaccccaaaCCTCACCCACACCCTCCAACCGCTTCCCCGGTCCACCCTCCGGCTCACGCTCCTGTCCACCCTCCCACTCACCACCACCACGCTCACCCACCTTCCCACATGCCGGCTCACTCTCCCTACCACCACGCTCCCGTTCAGCCCCCGAGCCACCCTCCCACTCACCACGCACCACCGGCTCACTCCCCTGCCCCGGTTCACCCTCCTACCTACCCTCCCAAGAAGCCCTTCCCACGTAGCTTCGTGGCCGTTCAAGGCGTCGTCTACTGCAAGTCTTGCAAGTACTCCGGCGTCGACACTCTTCTCAACGCCACCGCCATCGCCG GTGCTACCGTGAAGCTCCAGTGCAACAACACCAAGTACCCGCTTGTCGTGAAGGGCACGACGGACAAGCACGGCTACTTCTTCATCACAGCTCCCAAGACCATCACAACCTACGGTGCCCACAAGTGCAAGGCCTCGCTAGTCTCCGCTCCGACCACCGCGTGTTCCAAGATCACCGACTTCCACGGCGGACTTACGGGCGCCGTTCTGAGGCCGTCCAAGCCTTTCCTGTCGGAGAAGAAGCTCCCCTTCCTTCTGTACACCGTCGGTCCGTTCGCCTTCGAGTCCAAGTGCCCCCATTGA